Part of the Oerskovia paurometabola genome is shown below.
GCCGTGACGATGCACGAGGCGCTCGGCGACCGTGTCGGGGTCTGGACGACGCTCAACGAGCCGTGGTGCTCGGCCTTCCTCGGGTACACGGGTGGCGTCCACGCCCCCGGGCGCCAGAGCCGCCCCGACGGGCTGGCCGCGGCGCACCACCTCCTGCTCGGCCACGGCCTCGCGGTCCAGGCGCTGCGTGAGCGGGCCCCCGAGGCGAACCTCGGGATCACGCTCAACTTCACGGTCGCCGACCCCCTCGACCCGACCGACCCGGGCGACGTCGACGCGGCCCGCCGCATCGACGGTCAGTTCAACCGGATCTTCCTCGACCCGGTCATCAAGGGCGAGTACCCGGCCGACGTCCTCGCGGACGTCGAGGAGTACGGCTTCGCGCAGCACGTCCAGGACGGCGACCTCGAGATCATCTCGTCGCCCATCGACGCGCTCGGCGTGAACTACTACCACGGTGAGCTGGTCTCCTCACGGCCCGCGTCGACCACGCTGGACGGCTCCGCGCCGGTCGAGCGTCCGACGTCGAGCCCGTACCCCGCGGCCGACGGCGTGTTCAACCACCCGCGCGGGCTGCCCGTCACGGACCAGAGCTGGGAGGTCCAGCCGGAGGGGCTCACGCGCCTGCTCAACCGCCTCCAGGCGGACTACACGGGTCCCGCGGGGGTGCCGCTCTACATCACCGAGAACGGCTGCGCCTACGACGACGTCGTGGAGGCCGACGGGTCGGTCGACGACCAGAACCGCCTCGAGTTCTTCGACGCCCACCTGCGGGCCGTCAAGGACGCGATCGACGACGGCGCCGACGTCCGCGGCTACTTCGCGTGGTCGCTCCTGGACAACTTCGAGTGGTCCTGGGGCTACTCCAAGCGCTTCGGGATCGTCCGGGTCGACTACGAGACCCAGGAGCGCACCGTCAAGGCGAGCGGGCACTGGTTCGCCCAGGTCGCGTCCCAGAACGCGGTTCCCGCCCGCCCCTGAGGGCGCGAGCGGAAACGTGGCAGTTCTCTCATCCAGGCCTGGCAGGATACTGAGACCATGAGCACCCTGAGTTCCGCGCCGACCCTGGACGAGGTCGCACAGACGGCCGGCGTGTCCCGCTCGACCGCGTCCCGTGCCATCAACGGCGGCCTGCGCGTCTCCCCCGAGGCGCAGGCCGCCGTGGACGCGGCCGTCGCCCAGCTCGGGTACACCCCGAACAGGGCGGCACGGTCCCTCGTGACACGGCGCACCGACTCGATCGCGCTCGTGGTCCCCGAGCCCGACGAGCGCATCCTCACGGACCCGTTCCTGTCGGGGACCCTGCGCGGGGTCAGCGCGGCGCTCGCCCCCACGGACCTGCAGCTCGTGCTGCTCATCGCTCGGCCCGACGAGCACGCGGGCCGCATCGTGCGCTACCTGCGCAGCGGTCACGTGGACGGCGCGATCATCACGTCGCACCACCGCGAGGACGACCTCGAGGGCGCCGTGCTCGCCTCCCCGCTCCCCGCGGTGTTCGTCGGGCGACCCTTCACGGCCATGGACGACCTGGTCTACGTCGACGTGGACAACGTCGAGGGCGGGCGCATCGCGACCCAGCGCCTGATCGACGGCGGCTACCGCCGCATCGCGACGATCACCGGCCCCCAGGACATGACGGCGGGCGTGGACCGCCTCGCCGGCTGGCGCGAGGCGCTGCGCGCGGCGGGCCTGCCCGACGACGCGATCGCCTCGGGGGACTTCGCCGCGGCCGGCGGGGCGGCGGCCATGGAGGAGCTCCTGGACCGCCACCCCGACATCGACGCGGTCTTCGCCGCCTCGGACCTCATGGCCGAGGGCGCGCTGCGCGTGCTCCGTGCACGGGGCAAGTCCGTGCCTGGTGACGTGGCCGTCGTCGGTTTCGACAACCTCGGCGTCGCCGGGGCGACCAGCCCGGCTCTGACGACCGTGCAGAACCCCGTCGTGGAGATGGTCAAGGCCGCGACCGGGATGCTGCTCGACCTCATCGCGGGCCACCCCGTCGCGCGGTCCCCGCGCGTCTTCTCCCCCGAGCTCATCCGCGGGGCGTCGGACTGACCGTGGCGCGCTAGTCGACGTCCCACTGCTCGGCGCGCTCGGCGCCCTGTCCCGCGTCCGCGCCGCGCGCCGCGACCTCGGCGACGGCCGCCGCCGTGATCCCCTCGGTGAGGAGCGCTCCGGCGACGACGAAGAACACGACGTCCGTGGCGCCGTCTGGCCCCATGACGCTCCCGACGACCGCGAGCGCCACGACGAGCGCCGCCCCCGGCAGCACCACCTTGAGCGCCGCGCGGTGCCCGGCGATCCACCCCGCGTCGCTGCGCTGGGTCGCGGGGGTCCGGATCCCGATCAGGCCGTTGCGCGTCATCCGGTCGGTCGCGCCGAGCCAGGCGAGCCACACGACGAGGAGCGCCACGACGACGATGATCCAGACAGCGAGCACGGGGCCTCCTCGACGAGGTCGGACGTGTGCCGCGGTCGGCGGGGCCCGTTCCGCGGGAGCACGGCACGAGCCTAGGCCCCAGCGCACGAACCACGGGTGCGACCGGCCCTGCCGCGCTCCGGATCATGCTGACAACCCCTTGTGAAAGTTCTCACAAAGGGTGTCGGTGAGTCGCACGTCCCCTCGCCGTACCGTCGAGGCACGTCGTGCCGACGCTGACCCGATCCTGCCCGGGACCGCTTCACGACCCCTGACGACCGGCCGGAAGGACACGACATTGACCGCCACCGCAGGCACGTCCGAGCCCCGTGCGCTCCCGCCCCTCGTGGTCGCGGGCCTGACCACGCTCTCGACCGTCGACTGGCCGGGCCGGCTCGTCGCCACGGTCTTCCTCCAGGGCTGCCCGTGGCGCTGCACCTACTGCCACAACCCGGACCTCGTCACCGCCGCACCCCGCAACGCGCAGCGCGCGATCCCCTGGACCGACGTCCTGGCGTTCCTCGCGCAGCGGCAGGGGCTGCTCGACGGCGTCGTCTTCTCGGGCGGTGAACCGACCCTCCAGGCCGCGCTCCCGGCGGCGATCGCCGACGTGCGCGACCTGGGCTTCGGCGTCGGGCTGCACACCGGGGGCGCGTGGCCCGTACGCCTCGAGCACGTCCTGCCTCTCGTCGACTGGGTCGGCCTCGACATCAAGGACCTGCCCGACCAGTACGCACGGATCACGGGGGCCGGGCCCTCGGGAGAGGCCGCGTACCGGTCGCTCGCGACCCTGCAACGCTCGGGCGTCCCGCACGAGGTGCGGACCACGGTCGACCCGACCGTGCACTCGCGCCACGACGTCCTCGAGCTCTGCGGGCAGCTCTCCGCGATGGGGGTCCGGGGCCACGTGCTCCAGGAGGCACGCGACCTCGGGACGGACCCCGCGTACGCGGCCGCGCTCGCCGGTCGACGACTGTCCGACGTGCTGCGCGACGACGACCTGCCCCTGACCCGGCGGCGCACCTGACCGAGCCTCGGGCGACCTCGTGCAAGGACCAGCGTGCCCCTGGGCCACGCTGGTCCTGACACGTCGGGTCAGCGCGTCACGTGCCCGAACCGGTGCATCGTCCGGCTGATCGCCTGCTCGCGCAGGACCGTCAGCAGCTCGCGCCGACCGCTCGCGAGCACCGGGTGGTCCAGCACCGTCACATCGCCCACGTGGCCCGCCGCGGCCTCGCGCAGCCCGGGCGCCGAGCCCACGACGCGCACCCGCCCCGTGACCTCGCCGCGCTCGACCGACGCGGCGAACGCCTCGTGGCTCACGGCCGACGGCCCGTCGGCGCGGCTCACGACGACCGGCACCCCGGCCGTGCGCGCCGCGGACAGCACGCGCTCGACCTCGACGGGCGCAGCCCCGTCCCCGACGCGGACCGTCAGGACGTCGATCGGCCGGTACCGGAACACGTTCGACTCGACGTGCAGCGCCGACGGGTCGTGCTCGACCGCGAACTCGTGCGCCCACCAGCGGGCGTCGTCGGCCCGGGCCCACGCGAGCCACGCCTCGGGCGAGGTCTCCCGCGCGGGGACGGCTCCGGCGTCGGGCACCGCGCTCGCCGAGCCCGCGGTGACGGCGTCGCTCCACGTGCCCAGCTCGGCCACGTAGTTGGGGCCGCCCGCCTTCGCGCCCGGGCCCACGGCCGAGCGCTTCCAGCCGCCGAACGACTGGCGCTGGACGATCGCGCCCGTGATGACGCGGTTGACGTAGGCGTTGCCGACCTGGACGCGGTCGAGCCAGGTGTCGACCTCGGTGTCGTCGAGGCTGTGGATGCCGCCCGTGAGGCCGAACGAGACCGCGTTCTGCAGCTCGATGGCCTCGTCGAGCGTCGCGGCCGTCATGATCCCGAGCACCGGGCCGAACGCCTCGGTGAGGTGGAAGAACGAGCCCGGCGCGACGCCCGAGCGCAGGCCCGGGGTCCAGAGACGACCAGCGGCGTCGAGGCGGCGAGGCGCGACGAGCCACTGCTCGCCGGGCTCGAGCGTCGTCAGGGCGCGCAGCAGCTTGTCGCCGGGCGCCTCGGTGAGCGGCCCCATGGTCGTCGAGACCTCGGTGGCCGGGCCGACCGCGAGCGAACGGACCGCGTCGACGAGCTGCACAGAGAACCGGCGACCCGTCTCGGTCCGCTGGTCACCGACCGAGCCCACGAGGATCACGAGCGAGGCCGCCGAGCACTTCTGCCCCGCGTGCCCGAACGCCGAGCGCACGACGTCGGCCGCCGCGAGGTCGAGGTCCGCCGAGGGCGTCACGACGATCGCGTTCTTGCCCGACGTCTCGGCGAGCACGTCCAGGCCGGGACGCCACGACGCGAACATCTGCGCGGTCTCGATGGCCCCGGTGAGGATGACGCGGGCCACGCCCTCGTGCGTCACGAGATGGCGACCGAGGTCACCGTCGGGCACGCGCGAGAGCTGCACGACGTCGCGCACGGCGTCCGCCGTCAGGGTGCTCCCGGCGGGTGCGTCCGCCACGGCGTCCGCGAGCCCCGCGTGGATCGCGGCGACCGCAACCTCGAGGCAGCGGGGCGTCGCCGGGGCCGGCTTCGCGATCACGGCCGAGCCGGCCGCGAGTGCCGCGACGATCCCGCCCACGGGGATCGCGACGGGGAAGTTCCACGGCGGGGTCACGAGGGTCACGCCGTCAGGGGTGAACGTCGCGCCGGGGACCTGGTCGAGCGCCTCGGCCGACTGCGCGTAGTAGCTCGCGAAGTCGACGGCCTCGCTGACCTCGGGGTCGGCCTCGGCGACGGTCTTGCCGGGCTCGTGCACCATGGCGGTGACGAGGTCGGTGCGGGCCTCCTCGAGCCGGGCGGCCACGGCGCGCAGGGCGCGGGCGCGGTCCGCGGGGGCGACCTGCGCCCAGGCCGCGGTGGCCCTGCCGGCGCGCGCGACGACGTCGTCCACCTGGTCCGTGCTGGTCACCTCGGGCGACTGCGCGGGGACGAACCCGGAGTCCAGTCCGACGATCCGCGCGGCCCAGACGCGGTTCGCCGCGACGGCCGGGTCGGTGTCGGCGGCGTTGGTGAACCGCTCCCCGGCGGCCACGTGCCCGACGGCGTCGCGCGCCTGGCGACGCGGCGTCACGTCCGCGTCGGAGTAGCGGGTGCCGAGCTCGACCGAGGCGCGGTAGGCGGCCTCCTGGCGGTCCATCGCGGTGCCCGAGGGGTGGTCCGACGGGTGGTCCGAGGGAGCGAACATGGCGTGCAGGAAGTTCTGCTCGGCCGCGTTCTCCTCGAGGCGGCGCACGAGGTAGGAGATCGCGACGTCGAAGTCCTCGCGGGCCACGACCGGGGTGTACAGGACGACGCGGCCCGCGTCCCGAGCGACCTCGTCCCGCACCGCCCGCGCCTCGCCCGGCGCCATGCCCTGCAGCATCTCGACGTCGAGCGCGTGGGCGACCCCGCGCGCTCGTGCGGTGAGGATCGCGAGCGCGACGTGGAACAGGTTGTGGCTCGCGACGCCGATGCGCACGGCGTCGGTGCGGGGGGCGCGCAGCGCGTGGTCGACGAGACGCACGTAGTTCGCGTCGACGTCGGGCTTGGTCGGGTAGGGGGCCTGGGCCCAGCCGTGGAGCTCGGCCTCGACCTTCTCCATCGCGAGGTTCGCGCCCTTGACGAGGCGCACCTTGACGGGGGCGCCGCCCGCCGCGACGCGCTCGGTCGCGAACGCGGTGATGCCGTCGAGCGCGCCGAGCGCGTCGGGCAGGTACGCCTGGAGCACGATCCCGGCCTCGAGGCCGCGGAACTCCTCACGCCCCAGGATCGCCTGGAAGACCTCGGTCGTCAGGGCCAGGTCGCGGTACTCCTCCATGTCGAGGTTGAGGAACACCCCGTGGTCGCGCGCGGCGCGGTACAGCGGCAGGAGGCGCTCGACGACGCGGTCGCGCGAGCCCTCGAGGTCCCACGTGACGAGCTGGGAGGCCACCGAGGACACCTTGACCGAGACGTAGTCGACGTCGGGACGCTCGACGAGCGCGATGGTCCGCGCGAGCCTGGCCTGGGCCTCGTCCTCGCCGAGCACGGCCTCGCCGAGGAGGTTGATGTTGAGCGCGTACCCCTCGGCGCGCGTGCGTGCGAGGTGCTTGCCGAGCCCCGGGCCGGCGTCGGCCACGAGGTGACCGACGAGCTGGCGCAGGCGGATCCGTGCGGCGGGCACGACGACCCTCGGCAGCACGGGGGCCATGCGGGCGCCGAGGCGCAGCAACGCGGTGTCGACGGGGCCGAGGAAGCCCTTCGCACCACCCGCGAGGTCGCCCAGGAGGCCGAGCTCGTGCGCGGCGACCTGGACGTCCTGGGGGCGGGCGACGTTGTCGACGAACCGCACCGCGAGCTCGAGGCCCGCGGGGTCGGACACGAGGGCGCCGAGGCGCTCGGCGGTCCTGCGCTCGCGCGCGCCCTCGGAGGCCGCGGCCGCGGCGGCGATCCAGCTGCGGGCGAGGCGCGCGGCGTCGTCGGTCAGGGTCTCGACCGGGGTGTCGGTCTGGACGTCGACGCTGGTCAGGGGCGCGGAGTCGCCGGCTCGTGATCGGTCGTCCGCGTGTGGAGCACCGGCGGGGGCGCTCGAGTCGTGGCTGCTCATCCTCCTAGCGTGCCTCCGTTGCTGACGCTTCGTCTTGTACGATCCGGGCTGTCATGGCATCGCTTCCGGACAAGTCCACCCCACCACGCACCTGGCCAGGCGGCGAGGCGCTGCTGGCTGCCCTGAGCCCCGCGATGGTCGACCTCATGGACGAGCTCTCGTCGACCATGTTCTGCGCCAAGGACGTCACGGGTCGGTACGTGCTGGTCAACCGGGTCTTCGTCGCTCGCACGCACGAGCGCTCCCGCCGCGCGGTCCTCGGCAAGCGCGCCACCGACCTGTTCGTCCCCCAGCTCGCCGAGCGCTACGACCAGCAGGACGCCGAGGTCCTGCGCACGGGCCGCCCGCTGCGCAACGAGCTCGAGCTCATCCGCCGCCTGGGCGGCACGCCCGGCTGGTTCCTCACGTCCAAGCTCCCGGTGCACGACGGCGCAGGGCACCTCGTCGGGCTCGTCTCGGTCTCGCAGGACCTGCGCGAGGACGACGCCGACGACGCCTCGATGGACTCGATGGCGCGGCTCGTCGCGGGCATCGAGGAGCGTCTGGGGCAGGCGCTCACGGTCGCGGACCTCGCGGCACTGGCCGGGTGCACGCCCGCGGTGCTCGACCGCCGCGTGCGGCGCGTGTTCTCGCTCAGCCCGCGCCAGCTCGTGCTCCGCTCCCGGGTCGACCGGGCGGCCGAGCTGCTCGCGGGCTCCGACGCCCCCATCGCCGAGATCGCGGTCGTCACGGGCTTCTACGACCAGCCGGCGTTCACCCGGACGTTCGCGCGGCTGACGGGCGAGACTCCGTCGTCCTTCCGGCGGCGGGCGCGGCGGTAGGTCGCCCTCCCGGCTCGCGCACCCGCGCGCCGGGGTGCGCAGGGCGTGTCGTCGGCCCCGACCGACCTACTGCCCGACGGCCACCAGCACCAGCACCCCCGCCGCGGCGTCGAGGTAGGCGTCGGCCCTGAAGCCGTCCTGGGTGAACGCCGCGTCGAGCGCGTCCCCACCGAGCAGGTCCCCTGCGGGGAGCGACGCGTCCAGGTCCGCGACGACCTGGGGACGGTCCTCGGTGGGAGCCGGTGCGTACTGCGCGACCAGCGCCGCCGCCTGCGCGGGCTCGAGCTCGACGACCGCGTCGACCCAGTACGTCGACGGTCCGGGCGCACGCCCGTCCCCGAGGGTCCCGGACGCCCACGTCGCGGCGACCGGCTCGCCCAACGCGTCGAACCGGTCGGTCAGCGGAGAGAGGTCGCTGCGCAACCCACCGACCCCGTCCTTGGCCGGCGGCGCCTGCTCGGTCGGGGCGGAGCACCCCGCTACCAGCAGCGGCACCGTCCCCAGGAGAGCGACGAGCGCGAGGCGAGCGACGTCGTCGGGCAGGTGGCGGCGGGCCGCGCGGACGACAGGACGCGAGGACATGGCACGCAGGATACTCACCCGTCGGCCCTCCCGGCTCGCGCCCCCGCGCGTCCCGTGCCAAGACTGGGAACCATGACCTCGATCCCCACCGCCGCCCTGCCCGGCGGAGACATCCCCCTGCTCGGCCTCGGCACGTGGCAGTCGGAGGGCGACGACTGCTACCGCGCGGTGCGCCACGCGCTCGACGTCGGGTACCGGCACATCGACACCGCGACCATGTACGGCAACGAGGAGCAGGTGGGTCGCGCGCTCGCCGCCTCCGGTGTGCCGCGCGAGGACGTGTTCCTCACGACCAAGCTGCGCCCCGCCGACGTGGGCCGCGAGCACGAGACCCTGGCACGGTCGCTGCGCCTGCTCGGCACCGACTACCTGGACCTGTGGCTGATCCACTGGCCGCCGTCCGGCGACGCCTCGCCCTGGGTGTGGGCCGAGCTGCTCGCGGCGCGCAACGTGGGCCTCGTGCGGTCGGTCGGGGTGTCGAACTACTCGGTGGACCAGCTCGACGTCCTGTCCGAGCAGACCGGCGAGACCCCTGCGGTCAACCAGATCCCGTGGGGCCCCGACGACTACGACGCACGCGTCGTCGAGCAGCACGCCCAGCGCGGCGTGGTGCTCGAGGGGTACAGCCCGTTCAAGCGCACCAACCTCGACTCGCCCGCACTCCAGGCAGTCGCGAACGCGCACGGGGTCAGCACCGCGCAGGTCGTCGTGCGCTGGCACCTGGACCACGGTTTCGTCGTGATCCCCAAGTCGGTGACCCCGGCCCGGATCGAGGCGAACTTCGACGTCACGGGCTTCTCGCTGAGCCCCGACGAGCTCGCGAGCATCGACACGCTGGGGTGACGATCCGGTCGGCGACGTGAAACGGGCCACGACCTGGCGGTACGTTGGACGGGCACGGTCCCTCACCTCGGGACCGGAAAACCCTCATCACCCGGAGGAAGAGTGACGACGACGTCAACGCCGCCCACCAGCGGTGCCACCCAGGCCGGATCCACCACCGAGTCGCCCCACCAGAAGGCCTCGGCGCTCGCGACGGCCCACAGCCAGCTCGCGAGCGCGGTGGAGATCCTCGGCTACGACCCGGGCCTGCACGAGATGCTCGCGACACCACGCCGCGAGGTCAACGTCTCGGTCCCGCTGCGTCGCGACAGCGGAGAGATCGTGCTGTTCCGCGGCTACCGCGTCCAGCACAACGTGTCGCGCGGCCCCGGCAAGGGCGGGCTGCGCTACCACCCGAGCGTCGACATCGACGAGGTGCGTGCGCTCGCCATGTGGATGACCTGGAAGTGCGCCGTCGTGGACCTGCCGTACGGCGGGGCCAAGGGCGGCGTGTCGATCGACCCGCGCCAGTACTCGCAGGCCGAGCTCGAGCGCGTGACCCGCCGGTACACGAGCGAGATCATGCCGGTGATCGGCCCCGAGCGGGACATCATGGCCCCCGACATGGGGACCAACGAGCAGACCATGGCGTGGGTCATGGACACCTACTCGGTCAACCAGGGATACACGATCCCGGGCGTCGTGACAGGCAAGCCGATCCCCGTGGGCGGCTCGCTCGGGCGCACCACGGCGACGTCGCAGGGCGTGGTCCACACGACCAAGGCAGCGCTCGCCGAGGCGGGGCTCGAGCTCTCGGACGCGTCGATCGCTGTGCAGGGGTTCGGCAAGGTCGGCTCGCACGCCGCCGCGATCCTCGCGGGCCAGGGTGCCCGGGTGGTCGCGGTGAGCGACCAGTACGGCGGCATCCACGACGAGGACGGGCTCGACGTCGCGGCGCTGTTCCGGCACGTCGCCGAGACCGGGACCGTGGTCGGCTTCGAGGACGCCGAGCCGATCGACAACCACGCGCTGCTCGCGCTGCCCGTGGACGTCCTCATCCCGGCGGCCGTGGAGGGCGTGCTCGACGACGAGACCGCGCACACCGTCAAGGCCCGCTGGGTCGTCGAGGGAGCGAACGGTCCGACGACCGCCGCGGGCGACCGCATCCTCGCCAAGAACGGCGTGACCGTGGTGCCCGACATCCTCGCGAACGCGGGTGGCGTCGTCGTGTCCTACTTCGAGTGGGTCCAGGCGAACCAGGCGTACTGGTGGACCGAGCAGGAGATCGGCGAGAAGCTCGAGCACCGCATGCACGTGGCCTACCAGGGCGTGTCGTCGCTGGCTCGTCGCGAGGAGCTGAGCCTGCGCGACGCCGCGCTCGTCATCGGCATCCAGCGCACGGCCGAGGCGCACCAGATCCGCGGGCTCTACCCGTAGCGATCGTCCGTCGCCCCGGGCAGGGCGGTCCTCGCGAGGCGAGGGCCGCCCTGTCGCACGTCCTGGCCGGGCGGCCCCGCACGTCCCCGGCAGGACCTCCCTGCCCGACGACGCCGCGTCAGCCGCGTCGTGCGCGCAGCGTGGTCACGACGGGGGCCAGGAGCGCGACGGCTGCGGCGACGCCCGCCGCCACCGCGACGGTGCCGTCGACGAGGGGACCGTTGGCGCGACCGTAGGCGATCCAGCCGAGCCCCCAGGCCATGGCCAGGCCGATCGCGATCGCGACCACCGGCCTGCGCGCCGCGAAGAGGGCGTAGGCGACGGCCAGGACCGCGCCGGCCGCGACGACGAGCACGCCCCAGGTGGTCGCGCCGAGACCCATCTCGCCCACGCCCGCGTCGGTGAGCGCGGCGGCGACGTTGGCGAGCGTCGCGACGCTGGCCCAGCCCAGGTAGAGGCCGACCGTGCCGTCCAGGACGACGGCCTGGACCGTGCTCGCGGGCGGGGTGCGCACGAGCCGCACGAGGATCACGGCGAGCACCGCGACGAGCAGGCCGATCACGACGACGCTGAGCGGCAGGACGCCCGTCTGGACCACGCCGATCCAGGCGGCGTTGAGGAGCATCGAGACCAGGACCCACCACGACACGGACCGCAGGCGGGGATCGGTGGCCTGGCGCGGGATCGCCTGGTAGACCGCGAAGACCGCGAGCCCCAGGTAGATCACCGACCAGATCGAGAAAGCCGGACCGTCCGGCGCGACGGGGGTCGCGTCGGCGGCGAGGGCTCCCCCCGACGCGTTCTGGACGGCTTGTCCGCCGAACGCTCCGGAGCCGAAGGCCGCGCCGACGATCGCGATCACGGCTCCGACGAGGACGGTGACCTGGCGGACCCGGTCGGCGGTCGTGGGGGCCGCGGCGGGCTGGGCTGACGTGGTTTCTCGGGTCGCGCTCATGCTCCCAGCATGCCAACACTCAGCATGCTGAGCATCTTGTAGGCATGGCCCTGCGCGTGCGAGACCACCGCCTACGGACGACGAGCGACCAGTCACCCCTGGATCCGCTGGTGCCGCGCGCCCCCGAGCCGCTAGGCTCCGGCGCCAGCGGATCGCATCGGAGCGGTCCCCGTCGTCGGAGAACACCATGTCCACCACCCTGCGAGCAGCGCTCTCAGTCCTCATGCTCGTCGGCTTCTACGTCGTCGCCCTCGCGATGGTCGTCGGGCTCGGGGCAGCCACCGTGTGGGCGTTCTCGGAGCACGCCGGACCCGGAGCCGCCAAGCTCGGGTTCCTCACCGTGGTCGTCGCAGTCGGCCTCGTGGTCGCCCTGTGGAAGGTCGCCCGCGCCAAGCCGTC
Proteins encoded:
- a CDS encoding anaerobic ribonucleoside-triphosphate reductase activating protein, with the protein product MTATAGTSEPRALPPLVVAGLTTLSTVDWPGRLVATVFLQGCPWRCTYCHNPDLVTAAPRNAQRAIPWTDVLAFLAQRQGLLDGVVFSGGEPTLQAALPAAIADVRDLGFGVGLHTGGAWPVRLEHVLPLVDWVGLDIKDLPDQYARITGAGPSGEAAYRSLATLQRSGVPHEVRTTVDPTVHSRHDVLELCGQLSAMGVRGHVLQEARDLGTDPAYAAALAGRRLSDVLRDDDLPLTRRRT
- a CDS encoding GH1 family beta-glucosidase codes for the protein MTEIITPRHLGATDRVEFPQGFLWGAATAAFQIEGAAHTDGREDSVWDTFCRVPGAVLGGDDGEVACDHYHRYREDVALLSDLNLGTYRFSSSWARVQPGGGAVNQKGLDFYSRLVDELLAKDLLPWITLYHWDLPQAIEDQGGWTNRDTAYRFADYAVTMHEALGDRVGVWTTLNEPWCSAFLGYTGGVHAPGRQSRPDGLAAAHHLLLGHGLAVQALRERAPEANLGITLNFTVADPLDPTDPGDVDAARRIDGQFNRIFLDPVIKGEYPADVLADVEEYGFAQHVQDGDLEIISSPIDALGVNYYHGELVSSRPASTTLDGSAPVERPTSSPYPAADGVFNHPRGLPVTDQSWEVQPEGLTRLLNRLQADYTGPAGVPLYITENGCAYDDVVEADGSVDDQNRLEFFDAHLRAVKDAIDDGADVRGYFAWSLLDNFEWSWGYSKRFGIVRVDYETQERTVKASGHWFAQVASQNAVPARP
- a CDS encoding LacI family DNA-binding transcriptional regulator; this translates as MSTLSSAPTLDEVAQTAGVSRSTASRAINGGLRVSPEAQAAVDAAVAQLGYTPNRAARSLVTRRTDSIALVVPEPDERILTDPFLSGTLRGVSAALAPTDLQLVLLIARPDEHAGRIVRYLRSGHVDGAIITSHHREDDLEGAVLASPLPAVFVGRPFTAMDDLVYVDVDNVEGGRIATQRLIDGGYRRIATITGPQDMTAGVDRLAGWREALRAAGLPDDAIASGDFAAAGGAAAMEELLDRHPDIDAVFAASDLMAEGALRVLRARGKSVPGDVAVVGFDNLGVAGATSPALTTVQNPVVEMVKAATGMLLDLIAGHPVARSPRVFSPELIRGASD
- a CDS encoding aldo/keto reductase produces the protein MTSIPTAALPGGDIPLLGLGTWQSEGDDCYRAVRHALDVGYRHIDTATMYGNEEQVGRALAASGVPREDVFLTTKLRPADVGREHETLARSLRLLGTDYLDLWLIHWPPSGDASPWVWAELLAARNVGLVRSVGVSNYSVDQLDVLSEQTGETPAVNQIPWGPDDYDARVVEQHAQRGVVLEGYSPFKRTNLDSPALQAVANAHGVSTAQVVVRWHLDHGFVVIPKSVTPARIEANFDVTGFSLSPDELASIDTLG
- a CDS encoding Glu/Leu/Phe/Val family dehydrogenase; protein product: MTTTSTPPTSGATQAGSTTESPHQKASALATAHSQLASAVEILGYDPGLHEMLATPRREVNVSVPLRRDSGEIVLFRGYRVQHNVSRGPGKGGLRYHPSVDIDEVRALAMWMTWKCAVVDLPYGGAKGGVSIDPRQYSQAELERVTRRYTSEIMPVIGPERDIMAPDMGTNEQTMAWVMDTYSVNQGYTIPGVVTGKPIPVGGSLGRTTATSQGVVHTTKAALAEAGLELSDASIAVQGFGKVGSHAAAILAGQGARVVAVSDQYGGIHDEDGLDVAALFRHVAETGTVVGFEDAEPIDNHALLALPVDVLIPAAVEGVLDDETAHTVKARWVVEGANGPTTAAGDRILAKNGVTVVPDILANAGGVVVSYFEWVQANQAYWWTEQEIGEKLEHRMHVAYQGVSSLARREELSLRDAALVIGIQRTAEAHQIRGLYP
- a CDS encoding AraC family transcriptional regulator, which gives rise to MASLPDKSTPPRTWPGGEALLAALSPAMVDLMDELSSTMFCAKDVTGRYVLVNRVFVARTHERSRRAVLGKRATDLFVPQLAERYDQQDAEVLRTGRPLRNELELIRRLGGTPGWFLTSKLPVHDGAGHLVGLVSVSQDLREDDADDASMDSMARLVAGIEERLGQALTVADLAALAGCTPAVLDRRVRRVFSLSPRQLVLRSRVDRAAELLAGSDAPIAEIAVVTGFYDQPAFTRTFARLTGETPSSFRRRARR
- a CDS encoding proline dehydrogenase family protein; translated protein: MSSHDSSAPAGAPHADDRSRAGDSAPLTSVDVQTDTPVETLTDDAARLARSWIAAAAAASEGARERRTAERLGALVSDPAGLELAVRFVDNVARPQDVQVAAHELGLLGDLAGGAKGFLGPVDTALLRLGARMAPVLPRVVVPAARIRLRQLVGHLVADAGPGLGKHLARTRAEGYALNINLLGEAVLGEDEAQARLARTIALVERPDVDYVSVKVSSVASQLVTWDLEGSRDRVVERLLPLYRAARDHGVFLNLDMEEYRDLALTTEVFQAILGREEFRGLEAGIVLQAYLPDALGALDGITAFATERVAAGGAPVKVRLVKGANLAMEKVEAELHGWAQAPYPTKPDVDANYVRLVDHALRAPRTDAVRIGVASHNLFHVALAILTARARGVAHALDVEMLQGMAPGEARAVRDEVARDAGRVVLYTPVVAREDFDVAISYLVRRLEENAAEQNFLHAMFAPSDHPSDHPSGTAMDRQEAAYRASVELGTRYSDADVTPRRQARDAVGHVAAGERFTNAADTDPAVAANRVWAARIVGLDSGFVPAQSPEVTSTDQVDDVVARAGRATAAWAQVAPADRARALRAVAARLEEARTDLVTAMVHEPGKTVAEADPEVSEAVDFASYYAQSAEALDQVPGATFTPDGVTLVTPPWNFPVAIPVGGIVAALAAGSAVIAKPAPATPRCLEVAVAAIHAGLADAVADAPAGSTLTADAVRDVVQLSRVPDGDLGRHLVTHEGVARVILTGAIETAQMFASWRPGLDVLAETSGKNAIVVTPSADLDLAAADVVRSAFGHAGQKCSAASLVILVGSVGDQRTETGRRFSVQLVDAVRSLAVGPATEVSTTMGPLTEAPGDKLLRALTTLEPGEQWLVAPRRLDAAGRLWTPGLRSGVAPGSFFHLTEAFGPVLGIMTAATLDEAIELQNAVSFGLTGGIHSLDDTEVDTWLDRVQVGNAYVNRVITGAIVQRQSFGGWKRSAVGPGAKAGGPNYVAELGTWSDAVTAGSASAVPDAGAVPARETSPEAWLAWARADDARWWAHEFAVEHDPSALHVESNVFRYRPIDVLTVRVGDGAAPVEVERVLSAARTAGVPVVVSRADGPSAVSHEAFAASVERGEVTGRVRVVGSAPGLREAAAGHVGDVTVLDHPVLASGRRELLTVLREQAISRTMHRFGHVTR
- a CDS encoding SdpI family protein, coding for MLAVWIIVVVALLVVWLAWLGATDRMTRNGLIGIRTPATQRSDAGWIAGHRAALKVVLPGAALVVALAVVGSVMGPDGATDVVFFVVAGALLTEGITAAAVAEVAARGADAGQGAERAEQWDVD